The Actinomycetes bacterium sequence GAGCGGCTCCGCGCCCTGCTCCCCGACGCGGCCGAGCGGGTCCTGGTGACCACCTTCCACGGGCTCGGGCTGCAGATCGTGCGCGAGCAACGCGAACTGCTCGGCCTCGAAGAAGGCGTCGGCATCGCCGACGAGAGCGAGCGGCTGGAGCTTGTCCGAGAGGTGTCGGGCGGCTCGGAGCGCGACGCCCGCCGCCTGCTCGATGCGCTCTCGCGCGCCAAAAGGGCCCGGGCCGCCGGCCCGGGGCAGGGGCCGGGGCCGGGGTCGAGGCCGGGGTCGGAGGCCGGCGAGCTGGCCGACCGGCTCGCCGGCTACGACCGGGCCCTGCGCGAGCGTGGCCTGCTCGACTTCGACGACCTCCTCACGCTGCCGGTGGCGCTGCTCGGCGCCGACCCCGACCTGGCCAGGTCGTACCGGGACCGCTGGCCGTCGATCTCGGTGGACGAGTACCAGGACGTCGACGAGCTCCAGTACAGGCTGCTCTGTCTGCTGACCGGCCCGGACGGCCACCTTTGCGCGATCGGCGACCCGGACCAGGCGATCTACGGCTTCCGCGGTGCCGACGTGGGGTTCTTCCTCCGCTTCGGGCAGGACTTCCCGGCGGCCAGGACCGTCCGCCTCACGCGCAACTACCGCTCGAGCCGCGCCATCGTCGACGGCGCGCTCCAGGCCATCGCCCCCTCGACGCTGGTGCGCGGCCGGGTCTTGGCCGCCCATGGCGAGGCGGCTGCGTCGGCGCCCCGGATCGTCGTGCAGCAGGCCGCTACCGAGCAGGGGGAAGCCGACCTGGTGGTGCGCACCATCGACGAGCTGCTCGGCGGGTCCTCGTTCTACTCGATCGACAGCGGCCGGGCCGGCGCGGGCGGCCACGGCCACGGCGGCCTGTCCTTCGCCGACGTCGCCGTCCTGTACCGCACCGACGCCCAGGCCGGGCCGCTGGCCGAGGCTCTGGCCCGCGCCGGCATGCCGTTCCAGAAGCGCTCGCACGACCGCCTGACCGACCGGCCAGGCGTCCGCGCTGTGATCGCGCTGCTTCGCGTCCAGGCCGCCGCGGCCGGGCCCGGCGACCCGGACCGACCCTCGGTGCCGGTGCCGGTCCTGACCCGGGTCCACCGGGCCGTGAAGGCGGCCGTCGACGCCCTCGGCCCCACCCCGGAGCCCGACGCAGAGGCGGACGTCCGGACCGCCATGGACCTGCTCACACCGCTGGCCGAGCGGTGCGGCGAGGACCTGGGGCGCTTCCTGGCCGACCTCGCGCTTGGCGCCGAGGTGGATGCGCTGGATCCGCGGGCCGACCGCGTGTCGCTGCTCACCCTGCACGCGGCCAAGGGGCTCGAGTTCCCAGTGGTATTCCTCACCGGCTGCGAGGACGGCCTGCTCCCCCTCCGCTGGGGCAGGACCGGCGACCTCGACCTCGGCGAGGAGCGCCGGCTGTTCTTCGTCGGCATGACCCGGGCCAGGTCCCACCTGTACCTGACCCGTGCCAGCCGCCGCACCCGGCACGGCACGATCCGCGAGGCCACGCCCTCCCCGTTCCTGTCCGACATCACCGAGACGCTCCTCGAACGCGTCCACGCCGCGGCCAGATCGCCGCGCCGGCCCGCCACGCCAGCCGGCGACCAGCTCCAGCTCCTCTGAGCCGGCCAGACCGTGGCGACATGAGCCGGCCAGACCGTGGCGACACTCAGGGCTCGAGCCGGCGGACCGAGGTGCAGGCGTCCGGCGCCTGGGCGGCGGCGTGCGATCCCCGGGCGGTTACGACCCACCCCTCGGCGGCGGCATGCGACCCCTGGGTGGCAGTGCCCGACCCCCCGGCACCGGCCCCCGACCCTTGGGCCACGGGCCCCGACCCCCCGGCGGCGGTCGCAGACCCCCCGGCGGCGGGTCTGCTCGGCCGGCTCGTCCCCACCGTCCCCCCGTGGTCGGTTTCGGCGACGGTCGTGGCGGCGCGGCCGGCGAGCATGGCCCGGACCGTGGCGCGGATGCGGGTCACGTCGGGGACCGGATAGCCTCCGGACGCCCAGCCGGCGACGAAGCCGGGGGGCCCGAAGCCGACCGTGGCCAGGTTCACGCGTTGCCGGCCGGCCAGCTCGACCAGGTCTGGGAGGCGGTCGAGCGGGATGTCGGTGGAGACGTTGCGCTTGACGACCGGGACGAGCCGTGGGAAGGCCCGCAGCAGCCGGCGTGCGTCGGTCTGCCTGGCCAGCGAGCCGAGCAGGCAGCGCTGGCGGCGCATGCGGTCGTAGTCGGTGGTCTCCTTGCGGGCACGGGCGAAGGCGAGCGCGGTCAGCCCGTCGAGATGGTGCCGCCCGGGCTTGATGTGGAACCTCGGCCCGCCGTCACCCTCCCCGAGCCGGTCGATCTCGACCCGCACAGGCTCCGACACGGTCACCGTCACGCCGCCCAGCGCGTCCACGACCTCGACGAACCCCTTGAGGTCGACCAGCGCGTAGTGGTCGATGCGGATGCCGAGCAACCGCTCGGCCGCGCCCATGACGGCGGTGACACCAGGGCGCCGGCTACCCGGGAACAGGTCGGGATGCTCCTCGGCGTAGCCGTACAGCTCGTTCAGGGGGTGGGGGAAGCAGCGGCAGGCGAACGCCCGGGCCGGGCCGTCGGGCAGTGGTACCTGGATCAGGTTGCGCGGCAGGCCGAACAGCACGGCCCTGCCGGTGGCCGGCTCCATGCTGGCCACGATCATGGTGTCGGTGCGCAGGCCGGTCCGCCCCCACCCGGCGTCGCCGCCCAGGAGCAGGACGGTGAGGCGGTCGCCGGGGACCGCCGGGGTCGCCCCCCGCACCGGCCGGTCCGCTGCCGTCCAGCTGGGGTCGCGTCTGCCGAAGACCGACGCCAGCAGGTCGTACGCCTCGAGGTCGTAGTAGGCGGCCACCGCGTGGGGCGCGGCTGTCAGCCCGAGAACGAGGACGACGACCAGGCGAGCCATGCCGCGGTGCCGGACCGGCCCGCGCTCGAGGTGGGCGGCGCCCAGACGGTAGGCGTCAGCGACCGAGGAGGCCCGGAATCCGAGCAGTGCGGCGTCGACCGCGAGCAGGCCGAGCAGCCACTCCGGCCGGACCAGCATGCGGGCCAGCCCGCTCCGGTCCTGCCAGAGCGCCACGCCAGCAAGGACACAGGCGACCGTGACCGCGACCATCGCGGCACCCCGGCGCGTCCGGCCGAGGTAGAGCTGGCCGGCTCCTGGCAGCAGGCACGACAGCACCGCAGCGACCAGGGGCCGCGCCCCCCGCGGGCGGTCGCTCCACCACCGCCGGCGTCCCTGCGAGCCGCCTACCGGCGGCAACTCCAGCTTCTGCTGCACCGTCGTCCCGTCGGTCGCACGCGCCATCCGAGCACGAACGCAAGGCAGCTGCGACCATGCGCGTCACGAGCGCAGCTCCTGCATTTTTGTAGCCGATCAAGCGGACGCGCAAACGCTGGCGATCCACGCTGCGCCGGGCGCCCGAGCCTGCCGGTTGCGATTCCTGCATACGGGAGGTTTGGCCCGGGACCGAACCGGGGAGAGGTCCCTGCGGTACGGCGGGACGGGGAACGGGTGTAGCCCCCCGCCGGCGGTTGGGGGACCGCCGGGGCAGGGCCGGGCGAGGCCCCCGTTAGCCCTCCCGCCGTACCTGTTCTGGGCTCCACCTGCCCCGGCGGTCCTGGCTCCACCTGCCCCGGCGGTCCTGGCTCCACCCGCCCCCGGCGGTCCTGGCTCCACCCGGTCCGGCGGTCCTTGCTCCAGCCCCGGCGGTCCTGGCTCCACCTGGACCGGCCGGGCCGGGCGTCAGCGCTCGTACCTGTCGGGCAGCAGGACGTTGAGCAGGAAGCTCACCACGCTCACCACGAGCGCGCCGAGCAGGGCGGCGCCGAAGCCGTCGACCTTGAAGGGCAGGTCGACCTGGTCGCTCAGCCACGATGTGAGCAGCAGCATGAGCGCGTTCACCACGAAGGTGAACAACCCCAGGGTGAGGATGAACAGCGGAAAGGTGAACAGCCGGACGATCGGCCGGATGATCGCGTTGACCAGGCCGAAGACGACCGCGACGCCGAGCAGCGCGAGCGCCCGCTCCCCGGTGGTGCCCTGGCCGATGGTGATGCCGTCCACCAGGGCGGCGGCCGCGGCGAGGGCCGCGGCGTTGACGAGGATGCGGACGATGATCCTCACGACGACGCCATCTCCCCTGATCGGCTTGGTATGCCGGCGAAGCATGCCACAAATCGGGCGGGCGACGCGCCCGCCTGGTGGGTGTCCGCCGGGCCGTGTGTTGGTCCACCGCCCCGGCGCGGGGGGGCGCCGTCCCCCCGCGGGGGGGACGGCGCCCGGTGGCCGGTCGGCTAGCCGCCCAGCGGGCGGACGGCGCGCAGGGCGTTCACGATCCCGTTGCCGTAGAACCCGTTGTTGTGGGTGGGGCCTTCGCAGACGTGGGTGTCGGTCTCGGTGGTGAAGGTCCCGTCAGGGTTGGCCACGAGCCGGGTGTAGGTGAACGCCCGGGGGTCGGGGCAGGCGTGCCTGGTGGCGGTCGCCCGCAGGATCGCCTCGGTGACGGCCGGCCGCAGCCCGAAGCCGCTGGGCAGGGTGGAGCCGTAGCGGCTCACGATGAGCGCGGCGACGCCCACGGCGTGCGGCGACGCCATCGAGGTCCCCTGCAGGTAGCGGTAGTAGCCGCAGACCCCACCCTGGCAGTCGCGCACGACCGCGGTGGACCGCGGGTTGCCGGCCGGGTCGAGCAGGCCTTGCCCGCGCAGCACGCTCTCCGGGTAGGCGGCGAGCACCGCCCGGGTGATGTCGCGCTTGTTGTCGGGCGTGTCGTACACGTCGCCGCCCGGGGCTGAGATGTCGACGTACCGGTAGCCGTAGCTCGAGCAGTAGGCCTTGCGGGTGCTGATGCCGGTCGCACTGGTGGACAGCACGTGGTTGCCCTGGCCGGGCATGCTCAGGCAGTCGCCCGGGTCGATGTCGCGGTCGTAGGGTGCCTCGCCGGGCACGTCGGCGAAGTCGGGGCTCGAGCCGTCGACGCTCGGCTTGGTGTAGTCGATCGCCGCGTTCCCGGCCGAGCTGACCAGGGTGACGCCATGCCCCCAGGCGTACCCCAGGGCGCGGTTGGTGGCCTCGACGATGGTCCGCTGCTCCTCCCGGTCGGCAGGCGAGTCGGCCGGGTTGTTGCCGCATTCCGCGCGGCCGTCCAGACCCCGTCTCATCCGTTACGCCCCGACGTAACGGATCTCGCCCCCGGCCGCTGCGCTGGCGTCGCCCCACCCCGCCTGGGACGCGCGGAGCACCGTGGGAAGGTCGAAGAGGATGAGCCGACCAAGCGCGCCGGGGCGACCGGGCCGGCGGGCTGCGACGGCACGGGCCGCTCCTCGGCCGGCTGTTGTGGTTCCCGCGGGGGTGTGGTTCAACTCGGAGCGTGAAAGCCAGCGTCTATCACGGGCCGGGTGATCTGCGGATCGAGGAGCTCACCCTGCCCCCGCCCGGCCCTGGGGAGGTGCTGGTGCGGATGCTCGCGTGCGGGATCTGCGGCAGCGACCTGCTGGACTGGTATGTGTCGCAGCGGGCGCCGGTCGTGCTGGGGCACGAGCCGGTCGGCGAGGTGGTCGCGGTCGGCGAGCCCGCCCCCGCAGGCTGCGACGTCGCGTTGGGGACCCGCGTGGTCGTCCACCACCATGTCCCGTGCTTGGTGTGCGACCGCTGCCGGCGCGGCCACCACACGCTCTGCGCGACCTTCAAGCAGACGCGGATCCGCCCGGGAGGCTTGGCCGAGCAGATCCTCGTCCCGGCCGAGAACGCACGCCTGGACCTGCTGCCCGTCCCAGCGCAGCTGCCGGCGGAGACGGCGACGCTGGTCGAACCGCTGGCGTGCTGCGTCCGGGCGCAGCGCCGCGCCGGCGTGGGCCCACAGACGCGCCTGCTCGTGGTGGGCGCCGGGCAGATGGGGCTGCTGCACGTGCAGGCCGCCAGGGCGCGAGGCTGCAGCGCGGTCGTGGTGGCCGAGCCGCTCGAGGGGCGCCGCAGGGCGGTGGCCCGCTATGGGGGGCTCCCGGCCGAGGCGACGGCCGGGGCGGTCGTTCGGGCCATGGGGGCGCGACCGGACGTGGCGATCGTGTGCACCGGCAAGCCGGACGCGTTCGGGCTCGCGATGCAGGCACTGGACGAGGGGGGGCTGGTCCAGCTGTTCGCGCCGTCCACGCCCGGCACGGCGCTCACCGTCGACCCCAACGAGGTGTTCTTCAGGGAGATCACGATCCAGGCGAGCTACTCGGCCGGGCCGCTGGACACCCGCGAGGCCCTCCGGCTGCTCACCGAAGGCGCGGTCACCGCCGAGGGCGTGATCACCCACCGCTTCCCGCTCGCCGACACCGCACGGGCCCTCGAGACCGCCCGCTCCGGTCAGGCCATCAAGGTGGTCGTGCTGGGGGACACGCGGCCATGAAGGCGGCGCTGCTCTACGGGCCGGCCGACCTGCGCATCGTCGAGGTGGCGGCACCCGAGCCCGGCCCTGGCGAGGTGGTGCTCCAGATCCGGGCCGCCGGTACCTGCGGCACCGACCGCAAGATGTACCTGCGCGGCCACCCCGCCCTGGGCCCGTACCCTTCCCGGTTCGGCCACGAGTTCGCGGGCGTGGTCGGTTCGGTCGGCGAGGGCGTCGCCGGCTTCTCGCCGGGCGAGCCGGTCTTCTGCGCCGACTCGGCCCCTTGCGGCGCGTGCTTCCAGTGCCGTGGCGGGCGCCCCAACCTCTGCGAGGACCTCCGCTACCTGCTCGGCGGGTTCGCCGAGCAGGTACTGGTCCCGGCACGGCTGGTCACCGGGAACCTCCACGCCCTGCCCGCCGGCGTCGGCCTCGAGGTCGCGCCCCTCGCCGAGCCGCTGGCCTGCGCGCTCCACGCCGTGGAGCGCGCCGGCATCGCACCCGGCGACCGCGTGGCGATCGTGGGCGGCGGCGCCCTGGGCCTCATGCTCTGCGCGCTGGCACGGCGGGCCGGGGGCAGGCCGATCGTCCTCGACCCCCACCAGGAGCGGCTCGGCCTGGCCGAACGGTTCGGCGCGGAGGCCACCGTCGGCGCCGAGCGGGGCCCCGCCGACGTCGAGCGCCTCAAGCGGGCGACCCCGGGGGGCAGGGGCGCCGACCAGGTCTTCGAGGCGGTGGGCCGGACCGAGGCCTGGGAGCTCGCCGTCGACATGGCGCGGCCGGGCGGCGTGGTGAACCTGTTCGGGGGCTGCCCACGCGACAGCCGCGTCCCGGTCCCCACCGACCGGGTCCACTACGAGGAGCTTCGCCTCCAGGGGGCCTACCACCACACGCCGCGCTGCATCGCCGAGGCGCTCGGGCTGCTTGCCGGAGGTCCCGAGCCCTGGGCCGAGCTGTGCGGGCCCCGGATCGGGCTCGAGGCCCTGGAGGCGGCGCTCACCGGCGCCCTCACCGGCGCGCCGCTCGGCAAGTACCTGGTCGTGCCCGGGGTTCAGCCATCGGCGTTCCCGGGGGGAGGCCCCGATGAGTAACGAGGGTCGAGCCATCAGCGGCGAGGACTGGGTGGAGCGTGCCGGCCGTGCCGCGGCCGGGGTAAGGAGGTTCCTCCCCTTGACGTGACCGAGCGCTGGCAGTACGGCTTCGTCGAGCAACTCATGGGCCGACCTGCTCCCTCTTCGCGACCGCCCGAGCCCGGCCGCCGCGTTGGTCGGGCGCTGCTGGCGGGGCTCACCGACACAACTACCCACCCAGTGACACGGAGACACGCGCATGAGCACTACCGCGACCACCCCGGCCGGGCGGCCCGGCCACCAGGACGCCGACCCGCGCCGCTGGGTCGCCCTGGCCGTCGTGCTGATCGC is a genomic window containing:
- a CDS encoding LCP family protein; the protein is MARATDGTTVQQKLELPPVGGSQGRRRWWSDRPRGARPLVAAVLSCLLPGAGQLYLGRTRRGAAMVAVTVACVLAGVALWQDRSGLARMLVRPEWLLGLLAVDAALLGFRASSVADAYRLGAAHLERGPVRHRGMARLVVVLVLGLTAAPHAVAAYYDLEAYDLLASVFGRRDPSWTAADRPVRGATPAVPGDRLTVLLLGGDAGWGRTGLRTDTMIVASMEPATGRAVLFGLPRNLIQVPLPDGPARAFACRCFPHPLNELYGYAEEHPDLFPGSRRPGVTAVMGAAERLLGIRIDHYALVDLKGFVEVVDALGGVTVTVSEPVRVEIDRLGEGDGGPRFHIKPGRHHLDGLTALAFARARKETTDYDRMRRQRCLLGSLARQTDARRLLRAFPRLVPVVKRNVSTDIPLDRLPDLVELAGRQRVNLATVGFGPPGFVAGWASGGYPVPDVTRIRATVRAMLAGRAATTVAETDHGGTVGTSRPSRPAAGGSATAAGGSGPVAQGSGAGAGGSGTATQGSHAAAEGWVVTARGSHAAAQAPDACTSVRRLEP
- a CDS encoding phage holin family protein, which translates into the protein MLRRHTKPIRGDGVVVRIIVRILVNAAALAAAAALVDGITIGQGTTGERALALLGVAVVFGLVNAIIRPIVRLFTFPLFILTLGLFTFVVNALMLLLTSWLSDQVDLPFKVDGFGAALLGALVVSVVSFLLNVLLPDRYER
- a CDS encoding S8 family serine peptidase: MRRGLDGRAECGNNPADSPADREEQRTIVEATNRALGYAWGHGVTLVSSAGNAAIDYTKPSVDGSSPDFADVPGEAPYDRDIDPGDCLSMPGQGNHVLSTSATGISTRKAYCSSYGYRYVDISAPGGDVYDTPDNKRDITRAVLAAYPESVLRGQGLLDPAGNPRSTAVVRDCQGGVCGYYRYLQGTSMASPHAVGVAALIVSRYGSTLPSGFGLRPAVTEAILRATATRHACPDPRAFTYTRLVANPDGTFTTETDTHVCEGPTHNNGFYGNGIVNALRAVRPLGG
- a CDS encoding alcohol dehydrogenase catalytic domain-containing protein, producing the protein MKASVYHGPGDLRIEELTLPPPGPGEVLVRMLACGICGSDLLDWYVSQRAPVVLGHEPVGEVVAVGEPAPAGCDVALGTRVVVHHHVPCLVCDRCRRGHHTLCATFKQTRIRPGGLAEQILVPAENARLDLLPVPAQLPAETATLVEPLACCVRAQRRAGVGPQTRLLVVGAGQMGLLHVQAARARGCSAVVVAEPLEGRRRAVARYGGLPAEATAGAVVRAMGARPDVAIVCTGKPDAFGLAMQALDEGGLVQLFAPSTPGTALTVDPNEVFFREITIQASYSAGPLDTREALRLLTEGAVTAEGVITHRFPLADTARALETARSGQAIKVVVLGDTRP
- a CDS encoding alcohol dehydrogenase catalytic domain-containing protein — translated: MKAALLYGPADLRIVEVAAPEPGPGEVVLQIRAAGTCGTDRKMYLRGHPALGPYPSRFGHEFAGVVGSVGEGVAGFSPGEPVFCADSAPCGACFQCRGGRPNLCEDLRYLLGGFAEQVLVPARLVTGNLHALPAGVGLEVAPLAEPLACALHAVERAGIAPGDRVAIVGGGALGLMLCALARRAGGRPIVLDPHQERLGLAERFGAEATVGAERGPADVERLKRATPGGRGADQVFEAVGRTEAWELAVDMARPGGVVNLFGGCPRDSRVPVPTDRVHYEELRLQGAYHHTPRCIAEALGLLAGGPEPWAELCGPRIGLEALEAALTGALTGAPLGKYLVVPGVQPSAFPGGGPDE